The following proteins are co-located in the Salvia splendens isolate huo1 unplaced genomic scaffold, SspV2 ctg123, whole genome shotgun sequence genome:
- the LOC121789056 gene encoding uncharacterized protein LOC121789056: MLHVSGSTSISSGPRALLPYLGDAGGDGDEDDGVGDFFLRLEELREEDAPPKLHLRFGGIDENGVKGSGVFRELVENCDEIRQLIEYYSNNKNPADAEENLLTCLADLF; the protein is encoded by the exons ATGCTCCATGTTTCTGGGTCTACGTCGATTAGCTCCGGGCCTCGAGCCCTTCTACCGTATCTAGGTGATGCCGGAGGTGATGGTGACGAAGATGATGGCGTTGGCGACTTCTTTTTGCGCCTTGAAGAACTACGGGAGGAGGACGCTCCACCGAAACTTCATCTCCGTTTTGGAGGCATTGATGAAAATGGCGTGAAAGGCAGCGGCGTTTTCCGAGAATTAGTAGAAAATTGTGATGAGATACG GCAGTTAATAGAATATTATTCCAATAACAAAAATCCTGCTGATGCTGAAGAAAATCTTCTGACATGCTTAGCAGACTTGTTTTAG